The Anopheles gambiae chromosome 2, idAnoGambNW_F1_1, whole genome shotgun sequence genomic sequence TGCTGCTAACTAATCAGCCATTATACTGCTCCACCGTCCCCAGAACGCACCCCTCAACCCCATCCCAAAAGAGAAGACTTGGATCCCCTTGTCGAGGGATGGAGGGAGACACAGaacaggggggaggggggacagAGATATATCGGCGAGTGCGCATGCGACCGAATGGGAAGAGCACGTACAGGAGCCGCGCAAAAGGGAAATAGAGCTATTAAAAAAAGATCTGACGACGGCGAAAACAGCGAGAActgaaggaaggaaaagcttcagcacacacacacatgcgcgcaCACCTACTGAGATCAGGTTGCTCTTGGTCGGCGGCGCCCACCACCATCTCCACCCTCTTGCACTGTGTGGGGCGAGGTGGAGCAGATAACTGTGTGATTggggaatgtgtgtttgtgtgcgagcGACAGTGCGAGCAAGACACAACATCGCCAATCGTTCGCCAGCCAGCCACACCAGACCAGCAGCCAATAGGGGTGTGAGCGagcattacacacacacacacgcgcgcattccattccattctggTCGCACGGGCCCCGGTGGAGACGCGCGAAACGTGTGCATATGGGCGCGTGCCAAAAAGGGGGGGAGGAGGTAGTGCTGGGAGCATTTCCGGCGCGCACCACATACTCCGCATCCCCTTCGCGGCCGCTTGAAGGGGGACAGGTGTGGCCCGAGGCCGGAAACTGCAAAATCGAACACAAACGCGAGCGACTGATAGCAGCAAAAAGGTCAGGCCCGACCGAGGAGATGGAGCTGCTGTCCGGTTCGCAATCATCGTGCTCTTGCTTTTTTCGCTTCTCTtcttgagcagcagcagcagcagcaaacgggaCTCGAACCTGCACACATTCTAGCGTGCGTCTTACGTGCTTCTGCGCTCGCGTTTCCATGGCACACACAGGTGTACCAacatgatgatggcgatgatggcgatgatgatccGTTGGTGCTCGGTTTCTCTTTTCGAGCAGTGTGGCACCTCCTTTCACTCTGTCGTTTTACCGTTCGTGCTCTCCGGTGCgagcgctctctctctctctctctcgctctctctttctctctcctcaTACACCGGTCCAAAGCGACGGCATGCGACGGGGTGAGAAAATTCTAGAAAATCCTCATCGCCCCAGCTCGCGCGCGCATATCCGTCGGAGCGGCCACACGCTGAAGCgggacggcagcagcagcaccaccgcccGGTGGATGAGGAGGGTTGTTCCGAGAAACATGCGTACTTCTCTACTTATGCTGCCGGATGTGGTGGCCCGTGACTGAAATGGACGGGAAAATGGAACCTCCGCGGGTCACGCGCGGAGGCGAAGAAGATGAACGACCTCCACCCAACCTCTCAGATAGCGGGGAACGGGGGACGGGATGGGGTCTGCCAGCGGCCCCAACATGAccgtgtctctctctctctatccggCCGGCCTATTGCGGTGTCGTCGTGTGTGGATTTCGGTTGCACGTCCAacttttgtttctctctctctttcttgccTGGCTCTGGCTCCAtactctgtctctttctttctctttcgcgGCATGCTTCATCATCTATCGATAATCAAATCAAGTTCTGTTTCAGCTATTTTTTGTCAGCTCACCAGCCGGGCCATAAATTGCGTAGAGCTTTTCCGAAAGCCCCATTCTCGCCTCCTATCCACCCTTCGCCCAATTATGCGCGTGTGTTGGTGATCGTACGGGAATTTTGCTTCCCCGCTGCTCCCGGTGGGAAGGGTAAGTTGGGAAGGGTAagttgacacacacacacacaccgcctcAGTCGCGCTTCTTCAATTTCTTCTACCGTCACGCGCGTGTCACCAACCGCCGCCTGCCACCGGTCGATCGTATGacgtcgtttttttcttccacagTCTCTCCCATCACACCTCTAACACACAAACTCTCGCATACAccaacctacacacacacacgaatgtACGAGCACACATgtacagacacgcacacacttggTTTCTAACACGCACGAACCGTACGATGGAGGAAAGGTCGGCGTAGGGACACTGAAATGCGGGGCCCcgcaccacacgcacacactgtcaCGAAGATCACGCGAATTCCTTGACTGAACACACTAGAGCAGGCAGAACACCGACAGCCACACACATAGCCGTACATGTGGAAGTCAaggggatgaaaaaaaaaaaacacacacacacacatacacagatacACCAACAGAGTGGCGGAAAAGGAAACCATGAAGAGGGTTGGCAGAATtacatttaaatcatttaatgCGCTTCCCCATCGCTACCCTCCCTCGTGGCACGTTAAACTCACGCGAGATCGAATCGGGCCACTTCCGTTCCGAGGCGTGCGTGTGCGCTGCGTTTTCTTACTTTTTCACCGCTCACACCGTACCCGAGTTATGTTGGGCCACCACTACCACCTTTTGACCCAGCGATGTCGCCGCCGCCTCCGTCACCGCTTGGCAACTCTGGACAAACACAGCAACGTGCCACCCATCCCAACCCCTCCAAAAAGTGCACCAACCTGAGACCGGTGGCTCTGCGGCGTTCAGAAAAACCTTCCCCTAAAGGACCGGGAATCAGACGGGAAATTGCTGCTGCAACCGGCGTTCGAACGCACTTCCAATGACCGTACCGAACTGATGTTCTTCGCTGTCGTCGCCCAaagactctctctctcaaaatGGCTGCCCTGACATACacaggcgcgcgcgcacacacacacacacaccgtcacaCGGACACACGGGGTGTGTGTCGGATGCGTCACACCGGGGTGAGagatggaagaagaaaaaaatcccaccCCGGATTGCGGTTCAAACTTCCGTCCCAGAAAATGGCCACACAGTGCGTGCCGGGAGGGAAAACTTCAGGTGTCCCCGGTGGGTGGGCACAAGCGGTCGCAGTTTTACTTACTTTTGGTAAGAAGAGGCGGTAGTTAAACGTACAAAATTACGATGGCACACACGACTTTTTTACACGGCTCGTAGCAAAATTTAGCAGCGCAGATGGGAAAGTTGACAGATGGAGCGAAACGCTTGAGCCGAAACGCTTCAGCTCGTTTTCAAATTGCGCCTCGCGAAACGGGCGTCCGGGTGGAGCTATCCTGAGCGCAATCGAAAATGTTCAGTTTTGAGAACATTTAAAGGAGTGTTTAATAGTTTGCGTGACAATTTGTACGAAAACAGGCATATGAATCTCGTTAATGTGAAATTTATTAACAAACTGTCACGTCAGCAATCTTGAAAAATTATTGCAACACTTTTGCTGAGTGTACATTACCTCCCTTACATTGTTTCGTAATGTATTGTTGAATGAATAGATCACTAAAgtgattttttatcatttttgaaGAGTAAAACAAgtaaattatttgaatttttaacaGTCGGCTCAACGAAAAGGTGTAAATTCTGACCAGCAAGAAAAATGTAACCATCCAGTGTGCCAAACAAGGTTTGTAGGGAGGAGTACACCTACAGCCGCTCGGAAAATTTAGAACTCAGAAGAATTCATGATGAATTTATGTATAAAACAATGGAATGTCTCGTTCCACGAGTTTCCAAGGAACTGCAAAATCAAAAGGATttctttgaaaacaaaaatgaatttgtaatATAAGTTTCGAAAACCGTTTCGATACGCGGTTTCGAAAACACCCACCTTCTGTCTGTAAACCTTGGTCAGCTTGTGCGAAGCTGTCAAAGCTCACATGTTTTCAAACGCATCGTAAACATCTCGCAGCCGGGACACCACGTTTTTGGGGGTAAAGTTTTGTGTTAAATTGTTTGCTATTTATTCACGATGCCGAAATCAAAGCGAGATAAGAAAGGTAATGGTGTTGGAGGGATTGAATTCGGGGTCGAAGCTAACTTGTTTCTCCTGTTGCGTCCCGCGCAGTGTCCCTAACAAAGACCGACCGGAAAGGTCTGTCCAACAAACAACAGATCATCGAGGACATACAGCAATGCCGGGAGAAGTACGACAACATATTCCTGTTCTCGGTGCAAAACATGCGCAACAGCAAGCTGAAGGATGTGCGGGCAGAGTGGAAAAACTCGCGCTTCTTCTTCGGCAAGAATCGGGTGATGCAGCTGGGCCTGAAGCTGATCAGCGACGATGAGAACAGTGAGCCGACCAAGCTGGAGCAGGGTATGGAGCAGCTGCGCGAACAGATGATCGGCCAGTGCGGGCTGCTGTTCACGTCGGAAAGCAAGAAGACGGTGCTGGAGTGGTTCGACACGTATCAGGCGGAAGAGTTCGCCCGCGGTGGGTTCCGGGCGACCAAAACGGTCAAGCTGAAGCCGGGCCCGCTGGAGGAATTCTCGCACGCGATAGAGCCTCACCTACGGTCGCTGGGCATGCCGACAAAGCTGGACCGTGGTATCGTGACGCTGTACAAAGAGTTCACCGTGTGCGAGAAGGGCAAGGTGTTGACGCCGGAGCAGGCCCGCATCTTGAAGCTGCTCAACAAACCGATGGCAACGTTTAAGCTGATCATTAACTGTTGCTACACGAAGAAGGACGGGTTCGAGGAGATCACCAAGCGGGAAATTGCGGCGACGAAGAAGACGAGCAAGACGGCGATAAAGCCGACCAAGCCGGCCACGGTGGCCAAGAAGGGCAAGAAAACGGATGATGCGATGAGtgaggatgaggaggaggaggaggacgatgatgacgacgatgaggatgatgaggatgatgatgaagcgATGGAACAGGATGATTCCGGAGATGATGATGAGTAAATATACATAAATAAGGCCGtacaaataaagtaaattgttgaataatttacaAACAACTAATTTGCGCTGTTTGATATTCTTTCCGCTGGGTTTAGGTCATTCCCAGGATGATAGAGGACAAAGCAAGAAACACAGGGGTTGAGTTTTGGAAACAGATGCCAACATTACCGAATGTTGGAGGATTTCGGTTCGATCATTCTTTATTGAGCTAAGCACTAAAATAAATAAGACTCTACACTTATTACAGACTatcgacacacgcacaaacacactcctCGCACTATACTCGCTTTGGGGTGGTGCCCCACCCCTTTCCGGTGCCCGTGTTTTTCTTACCGCTTAGTTTAATTTGAACTTCCGCTTCCGCTTGTCGTCCTCCGTCTTTATGCAGCGTCCTCGGTAGCAGATCTCCGTCTCGTGCGTGATGCCGTTCGACACGGACGTCGGAATGACGAGCGAACCCATCGGGTTGACGAACGCGGGCGGTTCCGCCGTCACCGGTACGAACTGCGTTTCGCTCGGGCTGATGTCGGTCGTCGAAGCGGTTGGATCAGCCAGCGAATCTTCCGTCGGTCGGAACTCTTCATCCTCTacctcgtcatcatcatcaccgacCGGATCACCGCCGTCCACCATTTCCTCCGTTTCCGTGTCATGTTCGGCCATTTCGTACAGATCGGAGATCGTTTTCTTCACATCGGCAAAGATCCCATCGGAAACTTTCCGTTTcgcctcctcctcgtccgaaCCGTTCAGCGGATCGTCCTCGGCGATGGGCTCGAAAGTGGCCGATGGCTCGGTAGCCTCTTCGGCCcgatcctgctgctgctgcggaagATTGGTAGAAGTTTGTTCCAAACTGGCCAGCGTGGGCACTTCTTCCGTTGGcttcgtggtggtggttgttggcGTTGCTTGCGTACTGCTTGCCACTTCCGCCACCCCCGTTATAACCTCTACGGATGCTTCCTCCGTTTCCGTTTCCTTCGGTTCGTCCTCCGGTGCAACGGTCGCCTGTTCTTGTGCGGTATTTTCCTGATCATCATACTGTTCTTCGTCGGCGTGATATTTAGCGCCAACCTCTTGCGGCACGTTTTTGCCCGAAAGTCCAACGTGATCGATGCTCTTGAGCGATTCGCCAAAGTGCGACGGTCCGTTGTACACCTGGGCCGCCTGGTTGATGTGCTGCGATTCGGCCGTTTCGAACGAATCCACCACCTTCGAGCGACCACGCTTGCGCAGGAAGTTGTTGCGGAAGTTGGCCACCGGTCGTCGCGGTTCCTCCACGCTAACATGATCCTTTTCGTCGCTTTCGCGTTCCGGCTTCTTCTGGCTGTTATCGTCAATGAAATCCTTCATCACATCGTTCAGCAGGTCGGCAAATGAGGGAACACTGCGGGAAAAgtcgatcgaaaatcgattAAAATATTCCGCTCGTAAGTTGTCTTGCCTTTCGTTTGTGTGGCAGCACTGTGCTTACCTATTTTCTGTGCTGTCCTCAGCATTCGCTGCCTggctgttgctactgctgctgctgccaccctTCTGGCCATAATTGGACGACACGTTCACAAAGTACATCTCAGTGTCGCGGGCCGCCGTTACGATTTCCGGTTCCGGTTCGGTCGAAACGTTCTCCTGCTCGAAATCATTGGCACGCGATTCGCTCTTCAGCACCGGCTGGAAAGAGTTCTGGTTCAGCTTGGTCGACCACTGCGATTCCTGTGGCTGCAGGTTGAACCGGGTGCGCTCGCGGATCCGGAATCGGGGTCCGCTGCTGGATGCCGGTGCCGCTGGTGCCGTGCTCGGTTGCTGCGTCGTTGCTGCGGCAGTTTGCTACAAGATCGgaaagaaaaccaaacacacgcacacacacacacgcgttatAGTAGGCGGCGTTTACCATCGATGGTTGAGTGTTTACCTCCTGTCTGGAGCGCAGTGTGGGGGAAATGCGGCGCAGATTGCTGCCTCTTCCGAACGCTCGCGTCACCGGAGCCTCGGGAGAGGCGGTCgtagctgctgccgctggttcGGTCGTGGTTGTCGGTCGGCGTGTCCGTCCGCGCAGGATATCTTGACGATTCTTCGTACGCACCTGGGTGGAgtgaaacaaaagaacaacaaagTGTCAGTGCAGTGTACAGTAGAGCGTAATGGCGGACGTGGTGCATGTTTCGGTAGTACGTACGGTGTTAGATCCTTGCGtgggctgttgctgctcgttGCTATATCCTGCGGCCTGTGTCGTCGTCGGGCTGACGGTCGTGGTCGCGTACAATCTCGAGGGGCGTCGCACGAATGCCGGTCGGCGTCCGGACGCCGTGCGTGATCCCGCTCCCGATGTCGCCGTAGGTTCGGGTGTAGTGGTGCGTACGGATGTCGTTCGTTCCGTGGTAGTGCGTGACGCGTACGTCTGCTGGGAATCGCGTTGGCGTGAAACAAGTCCCGGTCGGCGTGGCCTTGGAGTGATCTCAACCTTCTTGATTTCCATCGCCTCCTCCAGCGGTTGACCGTAGGCGGTGGTCAGTTTTTCCTCACTCTCCGTCACCGGCTGGTACTGGATGGGGGCTGGTGGTGGGGCAGTCTGGGGAGTTGCTTCCGTGGCGGGTGTTTGCGATCGGAGCGGAATCACCGATTGGCTCAGCTCGGGGTCACGGGACAGTGGAATCACTTCCTGAGGACGCAcgtactcctcctcctcggcaCGATCACCACCTCCCAGCTGAGCTCGGGTGCTGTACGAGGGGACGAAGTAGCTGGACGTTTGCGGTGGAATGACCGTCGTGGGGGTTGTTTCCTGCTCGTAGGTCGGTTCACTGTAGTACGTGGAGTACTTGCGCGttacctgctgctgctgctgctgcggatcTACGGAGTCCAGTGGGACTTCATTGGCCAGCGTTGTGGAGATGAGTCGCTCGGAAGGATCCTCGTACGTTTCCTGGTAGCTCAGCGTGGTCGAAGGCGTAGTAGCGATCGTCGTCGAAGGAGGCGTGGTAGTTGGGGCGGGAGCACCACCCTGCGGCCGAATGACCGGATAGTTCTGCTTCAGTACGTCTCGCTGGTAGTCCAGGTTCTCTTCCTCCTTGCGTGGACCACGCGGCGTGGTGGTACGGCTGCGACTACGTCCACGAGAGGCCGGACGTTCGTCGTTGTTGGGCACGTAGCGGGAGCGGGAACGCGAGATCGGTGCCCGAGTGCTGGGGCTTGACTGTTCGCTCGTCTCTGGGGCTGGTGTGGTACGGGATGGATGCGGACGGCGCTGTCGCTGGACGGGTCttctggtggtagtggtgatcGGTTCCGCCGCGTACGAATCTGCTCCAACTGACGATTGTGTCGTCGTGCGGTGCAGCTGCTTGCGGAAGTGAGGTCCACGTGTGTTGGCACTGGTCGAAGCAGAGTCCGGTGTCTTGGGCGACCACTGATCGTCCATCAGGGCATTCACGAGTCCGGGCAGATTGGCACTGATCGGAGGCAGCTCCGAGGGAATGCTGTAGTGCTGCTGGTCCGTAGTTCCCTGCGTTGGTTCGACCGTTACCGTAGTCGGTTCGCTAGTGGTAATGACCTCGACCGAGTAGCGTGGCGCATCGTTGTACGAATCCGTCTCGTACTTGTACTTGTTGATGTAGCTCGTACCAGTGGTACCGACCGTGGTCGGGAAGCTCGTTTCGTACTTCGGTTCACGCTCGTAGAACTTGCTGCGATGGTCGAAATCGCGGAAGAAAACGTCCTGCGTAGTAGGCGGTGCCAGTGTCGTCGTTCCAGCCGTTGTGCCGGCAGCAGTTGAGGATGGGTTGTAGTACGTGCTCACGTACTTGCTGTGTCTGTTGGCGCCGCTGTCTTCGTTGATGGCAGCAGCGGCCGTGAAGTAGTTGTTGCGGATGATTTGTCGCTCAGCACCGTCCCTGCCCGGCAGGCTGGTCGTGATGGTCGTCTTGATCATTTCGTCCGTGTGTTGCTGCGAGGATGGTGGGTTGAAGAAATCCAAGAAGCCGTGGTCCACTACCGACGACTTGACGTTGTTTGGCCGGACGGAGTCAACGAGTTTGAACTTGTGGACAAATTGTTGCTGCTCTTGCTGCTTGCTTTCACCCAGCGTGGCCGGTGTGGttggctggtgctgctgctgatgatgaacCGGACGACGACTGCGGAAGTTCTCCTCGCGGAAGTACGTTCTCATGCGTTCCGCTTCGTACTGCAGCTGAGCCGTGGTGGGACGCTCGGTCGTGGTCGGTGTCGTCAGCAGGGTCGTGGTGGAGTCATCTTCATCCGCCGGATAGAACGATGGTGGAATCTTCTGGTCTGGCATTGGTTTGAAATCGAACTGGCGCGTACTGCCGTACGAGCGGAACGGATAGTTCGGGGTCGTCGGAGCAGGAGCCGGGCTCGTCGTGGGCTTCTTCGTTTTGGCAAGGTTGAAGTACTCCTCGTTCACGCTCGGGTGGCGGCTCGGTGGGTTGGGATTGTTGAACGTACCGTACTGTCCAGCGGAGTTACGTTCGCCCgatgacgacaacgacgacgaagacGTTGACACAGGTTTTCCCGTGGGCGAGGTGTAGTGATCATCGTCGTAGATGGGCTTGCGGGAAGCACCCAACGTGAGCGGGGCTTTCGTCGGAGCTGCATCTTCGGCAAAGTTTAGGGTCGAAGGCGTATAATACTGCACGTTGCTCGGTGCCGTTGGGCGCGTGTAGAACGTGTTGTGTTCCAGGGAGTTTCCGCTGGAGGAGCTGCTCTGACGCACGACGATCGAGCCGACGTGTGGCGGCGGCAGTGAAATCTTCGAATATCCGCTGGGAGTTTTGTAGCTCAAAGGCGCAACAAAGAAGGGCAGATCTTCGATCTTGCGGTTGGAGCGGCTGGACGACAGGTCTACGCTGGACAGGTAGGGCAGATCGAAGCGAGAGTAGCTCTTGGGCGGTGCCAAACCGGACGGTCCGATGAAAACTTTTGGCGTGTTCTTGCCGAACGCATCCAGCACGGCAATCTCGTTGACGTTCTTCAACCCTCCAAGCGCATCACCGGTGGACAGCTTACCCTGACGGCCCTCGTTGTACAGGAACAGGGCTAGCGGCGGTTGGTTCGGCTTCGGTTTCGATGACGCAGTACTGCCGAATGTGGCCGACGAAGAGCGGGATACGGCAGGGGCGGGCGTTTCCGGGGCGTTGGTGTAGCGCGGAGCAAAGGTGGCTGCACTGGAGCGCGCCGGCTTCGGCGTGGTGGTCGTCGTACCGGCAGTGTAGAAATCATTGATCAACGATGGGCTCACCGGTTGCGGAAGCGAATTGAAGCGATTGTTCTCGAGCGCAGGTTGCGACGGTTGCTTCTGGTTGTACAGCGTCTCGACCGGAACGTACAGCAGCTGGACCT encodes the following:
- the LOC1269581 gene encoding mRNA turnover protein 4 homolog — translated: MPKSKRDKKVSLTKTDRKGLSNKQQIIEDIQQCREKYDNIFLFSVQNMRNSKLKDVRAEWKNSRFFFGKNRVMQLGLKLISDDENSEPTKLEQGMEQLREQMIGQCGLLFTSESKKTVLEWFDTYQAEEFARGGFRATKTVKLKPGPLEEFSHAIEPHLRSLGMPTKLDRGIVTLYKEFTVCEKGKVLTPEQARILKLLNKPMATFKLIINCCYTKKDGFEEITKREIAATKKTSKTAIKPTKPATVAKKGKKTDDAMSEDEEEEEDDDDDDEDDEDDDEAMEQDDSGDDDE
- the LOC3290406 gene encoding mucin-2, coding for MREKRRTLGLTLGIPKMIALSVAAIVAITLCPLASAGERWSRQLTEFTGPATGNDWIPLSRPGSERQAGARVLNYFAAPPQQTFLGPDNAAQAQQHHFTFLNHQFPQSNRFLLQQPVPQHQHQQPAQELLEQPFHLTSFQRNGPFVGQTIQHPPPPPPPQPASSTNPFEQQFLSKSPLSEALIQEDKQSPPPQQQQPTLLDQPFSYQHIRQPELDAQQQVGPQSGPSGGAVSQEEVQLLYVPVETLYNQKQPSQPALENNRFNSLPQPVSPSLINDFYTAGTTTTTPKPARSSAATFAPRYTNAPETPAPAVSRSSSATFGSTASSKPKPNQPPLALFLYNEGRQGKLSTGDALGGLKNVNEIAVLDAFGKNTPKVFIGPSGLAPPKSYSRFDLPYLSSVDLSSSRSNRKIEDLPFFVAPLSYKTPSGYSKISLPPPHVGSIVVRQSSSSSGNSLEHNTFYTRPTAPSNVQYYTPSTLNFAEDAAPTKAPLTLGASRKPIYDDDHYTSPTGKPVSTSSSSLSSSGERNSAGQYGTFNNPNPPSRHPSVNEEYFNLAKTKKPTTSPAPAPTTPNYPFRSYGSTRQFDFKPMPDQKIPPSFYPADEDDSTTTLLTTPTTTERPTTAQLQYEAERMRTYFREENFRSRRPVHHQQQHQPTTPATLGESKQQEQQQFVHKFKLVDSVRPNNVKSSVVDHGFLDFFNPPSSQQHTDEMIKTTITTSLPGRDGAERQIIRNNYFTAAAAINEDSGANRHSKYVSTYYNPSSTAAGTTAGTTTLAPPTTQDVFFRDFDHRSKFYEREPKYETSFPTTVGTTGTSYINKYKYETDSYNDAPRYSVEVITTSEPTTVTVEPTQGTTDQQHYSIPSELPPISANLPGLVNALMDDQWSPKTPDSASTSANTRGPHFRKQLHRTTTQSSVGADSYAAEPITTTTRRPVQRQRRPHPSRTTPAPETSEQSSPSTRAPISRSRSRYVPNNDERPASRGRSRSRTTTPRGPRKEEENLDYQRDVLKQNYPVIRPQGGAPAPTTTPPSTTIATTPSTTLSYQETYEDPSERLISTTLANEVPLDSVDPQQQQQQVTRKYSTYYSEPTYEQETTPTTVIPPQTSSYFVPSYSTRAQLGGGDRAEEEEYVRPQEVIPLSRDPELSQSVIPLRSQTPATEATPQTAPPPAPIQYQPVTESEEKLTTAYGQPLEEAMEIKKVEITPRPRRPGLVSRQRDSQQTYASRTTTERTTSVRTTTPEPTATSGAGSRTASGRRPAFVRRPSRLYATTTVSPTTTQAAGYSNEQQQPTQGSNTVRTKNRQDILRGRTRRPTTTTEPAAAATTASPEAPVTRAFGRGSNLRRISPTLRSRQEQTAAATTQQPSTAPAAPASSSGPRFRIRERTRFNLQPQESQWSTKLNQNSFQPVLKSESRANDFEQENVSTEPEPEIVTAARDTEMYFVNVSSNYGQKGGSSSSSNSQAANAEDSTENSVPSFADLLNDVMKDFIDDNSQKKPERESDEKDHVSVEEPRRPVANFRNNFLRKRGRSKVVDSFETAESQHINQAAQVYNGPSHFGESLKSIDHVGLSGKNVPQEVGAKYHADEEQYDDQENTAQEQATVAPEDEPKETETEEASVEVITGVAEVASSTQATPTTTTTKPTEEVPTLASLEQTSTNLPQQQQDRAEEATEPSATFEPIAEDDPLNGSDEEEAKRKVSDGIFADVKKTISDLYEMAEHDTETEEMVDGGDPVGDDDDEVEDEEFRPTEDSLADPTASTTDISPSETQFVPVTAEPPAFVNPMGSLVIPTSVSNGITHETEICYRGRCIKTEDDKRKRKFKLN